The following proteins are encoded in a genomic region of Astatotilapia calliptera chromosome 22, fAstCal1.2, whole genome shotgun sequence:
- the nhsl3 gene encoding NHS-like protein 3 isoform X1: MSRRRSTGDLVPRDITEILAREAKAQRGQRKPGSSLGGAFSWLKGSRRKKNAGNGLNRNGSAVTDAKLGHQNHEPAKAGPKVNEDQKRLTVHYTASQHYQENVFIEGSRPQYLEDLHTEAQEGLKIQQQEEHKNGGNFPDSESIASTDTLHPEDINSKDGDASPESRANSGNTDSTVTFAAMTRPALTRQGSTFKPLNPIKRQDKSRKKTRRTTIMGIPNQVQKELGLNRNSTFQPLVSTEVSVNTQISNSQSSGVITISTDDGTPVANKLGARVHVSELEQAFRGEELVRKHLQDHQDFGSQLFPTSNLRPKSLAVPGMTTSTSLSPSMFNFLQEPQGPVMSISPQATYLSTIIPNAVMPASIEFIEIDRSTSRTRGSSVNHGSSVNHGSSVRTVSKSSLASGDSAVSPLLSRRSDGDTSQTNHYHNDSTLATSASGSNWSESKSSETIISNSSPLSSKGSTQSSNSSQRVCLNGQTKQTAGDQDLVSFRSSVHAISSPSGKGENLVTRPATESGESVAVAAGEEAKNKKKRSLSVMKTKQPPAPPRRSNSLHSNKIRGNSRVVIVDNKSLNDSASGEVTFTRENIVPEDETKLVSTNSTKIPEDVSNFLRSSSPDSSTNPLSSAKASSNEDGLSPESSSSPQKVPPEDGKFERTISPSSGYSSQSGTPTLSPKGISPTSPEKQKKKPVKPERSASRASSSAASPSSSVTSLSSGTSELANTEVSVCSSNQPPQGSSPTVATKDLALKNNTSTFREEVNELLNIPPPPKVKAPCPPPPETWVHSRRTLELLCGPCPNVKQKAAQVQESTSNDTGTQTETRKEMQVLDQIQTATDKPIIELSKTQAKPELLSTMHPDRVHVVQEGKEYPEQETSFVQDKRKASVDVQQQEQSSSFVMKEPESQGTTPKKDPPPVMKKPMTLLHKGEMVLAEKSVEKENNVTSGTAEVTISVENYMSLEKGVTALFDESKAEMDRSEVQSMQTLSIEVPRINKFSPPPTPPPAYHPTPPLSRKTPPSAVSTPPNDLQRVQEEIHIVESSWPPPPPPLEGDSVFDGVDEVDFPPPPPPSIITDSAPDVMAGCVTELGNPNVQTVQSSDLHPVVPQPVINDTEPVIDVQVPKSIAFEEISSSVLETVLPPPVESPLIPSMKRAESPVPNTAVDPPGSFQKRGSLQIEAPPVSISTQFSALTVPVAPPLPSDNLTHGVNFRRHSSLANRDARTKELLSRHKSVPIPKEDANIPLVTPSLLQMVRLRSVNMTEDQVQSPPEDKSTNEEAPVKDNSPVSIQGSQNIPQKPIRKSLSLKSPPQAIKSSSVTMTSPSMRLQEAIRMKTAAMSSRDGLPSKLGVKSSTYSCVSDPGALPRKSHEGYDMHKSPASTASFIFSRSTKKVVIETASSPDAQANLKQSLAAELMQVSDQSKAAVFTFDGVKCDKVPPPVAKKPTQSSINSSPSLPNSLSKMEVNVKGNGAVVGGEHRSGINLSETTTTRVTADTIETLF, from the exons CTGGTCCCAAGGTGAATGAAGACCAGAAGAGGTTGACAGTCCATTATACAGCCTCGCAGCACTACCAGGAGAATGTTTTCATTGAGGGCAGCAGGCCTCAGTACTTGGAAGACCTGCACACTGAAGCTCAAGAGGGACTCAAGATACAACAGCAGGAAG AACACAAGAATGGAGGGAACTTTCCTGACAGTGAAAGCATTGCT TCCACAGACACTCTTCATCCGGAGGATATCAACTCCAAGGATGGAGATGCATCTCCAGAGTCAAGAGCCAACTCTGGGAATACTGATAGCACAGTAACCTTTGCTGCGATGACTAGACCTGCACTTACCCGCCAAG GTTCTACATTCAAGCCCCTGAATCCAATCAAAAGACAAGATAAGAGCAGGAAGAAGACCAGGAGAACCACCATCATGGGTATTCCCAACCAGGTCCAGAAAGAACTTG GCCTAAACAGAAACTCCACCTTTCAGCCGCTTGTTTCTACTGAGGTCTCTGTCAACACACAGATCAGTAACAGCCAATCATCAGGTGTCATCACCATTTCTACAGATGATGGGACTCCAGTCGCAAATAAGTTGGGAGCAAGGGTACATGTTTCAGAGCTGGAG CAGGCATTCAGAGGTGAAGAGCTGGTGAGGAAGCATCTCCAGGACCACCAGGACTTTGGTTCCCAGCTCTTTCCCACCTCCAACCTAAGACCCAAGTCTCTTGCAGTACCTGGCATGACAACATCCACCTCTTTATCTCCTTCAATGTTTAATTTCCTCCAGGAACCCCAG ggGCCAGTGATGTCTATCTCTCCACAGGCCACTTACTTGTCTACAATCATTCCTAATGCTGTAATGCCAGCATCGATTGAATTCATTGAGATTGACCGCAGTACCAGCCGGACTCGTGGCAGCAGTGTCAACCATGGCAGCAGTGTCAACCATGGCAGCAGTGTTCGCACTGTAAGCAAAAGCAGCCTGGCATCTGGGGACTCGGCAGTCAGCCCCTTGCTATCCAGAAGATCAGATGGTGACACTTCCCAGACAAACCATTATCACAATGACTCCACACTGGCCACATCAGCTTCAGGGTCAAACTGGAGTGAGTCAAAGTCTTCTGAGACCATTATTTCAAACTCATCCCCACTGTCCTCCAAGGGTAGCACACAAAGCAGTAACTCTTCACAGAGAGTATGTCTAAATGGGCAAACCAAACAAACTGCTGGGGATCAGGACCTTGTTAGTTTCCGTAGCTCTGTTCATGCGATTAGCAGCCCTAGCGGTAAAGGTGAAAACCTTGTTACAAGACCAGCAACAGAATCTGGTGAATCGGTGGCGGTGGCTGCTGGAGAAGaagcaaagaataaaaagaaacgtAGCCTTTCAGTTATGAAGACCAAGCAACCTCCAGCACCACCACGTAGATCAAACTCTCTGCACAGTAATAAGATTAGAGGTAACTCCAGGGTGGTTATTGTGGATAACAAAAGTCTTAATGACTCTGCTTCTGGGGAGGTGACATTTACTAGAGAGAATATTGTACCAGAGGATGAGACAAAGTTGGTTTCTACAAATAGCACTAAGATACCTGAAGATGTATCAAACTTCCTTAGGTCAAGCTCTCCAGATTCTTCCACCAATCCTCTGAGTTCTGCTAAGGCATCTTCAAATGAAGATGGGCTATCTCCAGAATCTAGTTCCTCCCCACAGAAAGTTCCACCAGAGGATGGGAAATTTGAACGGACCATTTCTCCATCTAGTGGTTATTCTAGTCAGAGTGGCACGCCAACACTTTCTCCAAAAGGGATCTCCCCAACCTCCccagagaagcagaagaagaaaccaGTCAAGCCGGAAAGATCAGCGTCGCGAGCCTCATCCTCAGCAGCATCTCCTTCATCCTCAGTTACGTCTTTATCATCTGGAACATCTGAGCTTGCCAATACAGAAGTTTCTGTGTGTAGCTCAAATCAGCCTCCACAGGGATCTTCACCAACTGTTGCTACAAAAGACCTTGCACTGAAGAACAATACCTCAACTTTTAGAGAGGAAGTAAATGAGCTATTGAACATCCCACCACCTCCTAAAGTCAAAGCACcatgtcctcctcctccagagACATGGGTCCACAGCAGACGCACCTTGGAGCTCCTCTGTGGGCCTTGCCCTAATgttaaacaaaaagcagcacaagTACAGGAAAGCACAAGTAACGACACAGGAACCCAGACTGAAACTAGGAAAGAGATGCAGGTTTTGGATCAAATTCAAACAGCTACAGACAAACCTATCATAGAACTGTCCAAAACTCAAGCAAAGCCTGAGTTACTATCAACAATGCATCCTGACAGAGTTCATGTGGTGCAGGAGGGTAAGGAATATCCAGAACAAGAAACATCTTTCGTCcaggacaaaagaaaagcaagcgtAGATGTTCAGCAGCAAGAACAGAGTAGTAGCTTTGTAATGAAGGAGCCAGAGAGTCAAGGGACAACTCCAAAGAAAGATCCCCCTCCTGTCATGAAGAAACCCATGACACTACTGCACAAAGGGGAAATGGTCTTGGCGGAGAAGTCAGTGGAGAAAGAGAACAATGTAACGAGTGGCACAGCAGAGGTCACTATATCTGTGGAGAACTACATGTCTTTAGAGAAAGGTGTGACAGCTTTATTTGACGAgagcaaggctgagatggacAGAAGTGAAGTCCAGTCCATGCAAACACTTTCAATAGAGGTCCCCAGAATCAATAAGTTTTCTCCGCCACCTACCCCTCCCCCAGCATACCACCCGACACCGCCTCTATCAAGGAAAACACCTCCCTCAGCAGTATCTACACCTCCAAATGATTTACAAAGGGTACAGGAGGAGATCCACATTGTAGAGTCCTCCTGgccacctccaccacctcctttGGAAGGGGACTCTGTATTTGATGGAGTGGATGAGGTTGactttcctccacctcctcctccatccatcATAACCGACAGTGCACCAGATGTGATGGCTGGTTGCGTCACAGAGTTGGGCAACCCTAATGTGCAGACTGTACAGAGTTCAGATTTGCACCCAGTTGTTCCACAACCAGTTATAAACGACACAGAACCAGTGATTGACGTGCAGGTTCCAAAATCTATAGCTTTTGAGGAGATttcttcatctgttttagagACTGTATTGCCTCCACCAGTGGAATCGCCTCTTATACCAAGTATGAAAAGAGCAGAAAGCCCAGTACCAAACACAGCTGTAGATCCTCCCGGCAGTTTCCAGAAGCGAGGTTCTCTGCAAATTGAAGCTCCCCCTGTGTCCATCAGTACTCAGTTTTCAGCTCTGACTGTGCCTGTAGCGCCTCCTCTACCGTCAGATAATTTAACTCATGGAGTTAATTTCAGAAGACATTCCAGCCTAGCAAATCGAGATGCCAGGACCAAGGAGCTCCTCTCCCGCCACAAAAGTGTTCCCATTCCCAAAGAGGATGCTAACATACCTCTTGTCACCCCTTCCCTGCTTCAAATGGTTCGCCTGAGATCAGTCAACATGACCGAAGATCAGGTGCAAAGTCCGCCAGAGGACAAGTCCACAAATGAGGAAGCACCAGTTAAGGATAATTCCCCAGTTTCTATCCAAGGATCTCAAAACATTCCTCAAAAACCCATCCGCAAGTCTTTGTCACTGAAATCTCCCCCTCAGGCCATTAAATCATCCTCTGTGACAATGACCAGTCCTTCAATGCGCTTACAGGAAGCCATACGAATGAAAACTGCAGCAATGTCTTCAAGAGATGGTCTGCCCTCCAAACTGGGTGTGAAATCATCGACATACAGCTGCGTCAGTGACCCAGGAGCTTTGCCACGGAAATCACACGAAGGATATGACATGCACAAGTCTCCAGCTTCTACTGCTAGCTTTATCTTCTCTAggagcacaaaaaaggttgtCATAGAGACTGCCTCATCCCCTGACGCTCAGGCAAATCTAAAGCAAAGCTTGGCAGCTGAGCTCATGCAAGTGTCCGATCAATCCAAGGctgctgtgtttacatttgaTGGAGTGAAGTGTGATAAAGTTCCTCCACCTGTAGCCAAGAAGCCGACGCAAAGCAGCATCAACTCTTCACCGAGTCTTCCGAATTCTTTGTCAAAGATGGAGGTCAATGTCAAAGGGAATGGAGCAGTAGTAGGAGGAGAACATAGGAGTGGAATAAACCTGTCTGAAACAACAA CAACCAGAGTAACAGCGGACACAATTGAAACACTGTTCTGA
- the nhsl3 gene encoding NHS-like protein 3 isoform X2 — protein sequence MSRRRSTGDLVPRDITEILAREAKAQRGQRKPGSSLGGAFSWLKGSRRKKNAGNGLNRNGSAVTDAKLGHQNHEPAKAGPKVNEDQKRLTVHYTASQHYQENVFIEGSRPQYLEDLHTEAQEGLKIQQQEEHKNGGNFPDSESIASTDTLHPEDINSKDGDASPESRANSGNTDSTVTFAAMTRPALTRQGSTFKPLNPIKRQDKSRKKTRRTTIMGIPNQVQKELGLNRNSTFQPLVSTEVSVNTQISNSQSSGVITISTDDGTPVANKLGARVHVSELEAFRGEELVRKHLQDHQDFGSQLFPTSNLRPKSLAVPGMTTSTSLSPSMFNFLQEPQGPVMSISPQATYLSTIIPNAVMPASIEFIEIDRSTSRTRGSSVNHGSSVNHGSSVRTVSKSSLASGDSAVSPLLSRRSDGDTSQTNHYHNDSTLATSASGSNWSESKSSETIISNSSPLSSKGSTQSSNSSQRVCLNGQTKQTAGDQDLVSFRSSVHAISSPSGKGENLVTRPATESGESVAVAAGEEAKNKKKRSLSVMKTKQPPAPPRRSNSLHSNKIRGNSRVVIVDNKSLNDSASGEVTFTRENIVPEDETKLVSTNSTKIPEDVSNFLRSSSPDSSTNPLSSAKASSNEDGLSPESSSSPQKVPPEDGKFERTISPSSGYSSQSGTPTLSPKGISPTSPEKQKKKPVKPERSASRASSSAASPSSSVTSLSSGTSELANTEVSVCSSNQPPQGSSPTVATKDLALKNNTSTFREEVNELLNIPPPPKVKAPCPPPPETWVHSRRTLELLCGPCPNVKQKAAQVQESTSNDTGTQTETRKEMQVLDQIQTATDKPIIELSKTQAKPELLSTMHPDRVHVVQEGKEYPEQETSFVQDKRKASVDVQQQEQSSSFVMKEPESQGTTPKKDPPPVMKKPMTLLHKGEMVLAEKSVEKENNVTSGTAEVTISVENYMSLEKGVTALFDESKAEMDRSEVQSMQTLSIEVPRINKFSPPPTPPPAYHPTPPLSRKTPPSAVSTPPNDLQRVQEEIHIVESSWPPPPPPLEGDSVFDGVDEVDFPPPPPPSIITDSAPDVMAGCVTELGNPNVQTVQSSDLHPVVPQPVINDTEPVIDVQVPKSIAFEEISSSVLETVLPPPVESPLIPSMKRAESPVPNTAVDPPGSFQKRGSLQIEAPPVSISTQFSALTVPVAPPLPSDNLTHGVNFRRHSSLANRDARTKELLSRHKSVPIPKEDANIPLVTPSLLQMVRLRSVNMTEDQVQSPPEDKSTNEEAPVKDNSPVSIQGSQNIPQKPIRKSLSLKSPPQAIKSSSVTMTSPSMRLQEAIRMKTAAMSSRDGLPSKLGVKSSTYSCVSDPGALPRKSHEGYDMHKSPASTASFIFSRSTKKVVIETASSPDAQANLKQSLAAELMQVSDQSKAAVFTFDGVKCDKVPPPVAKKPTQSSINSSPSLPNSLSKMEVNVKGNGAVVGGEHRSGINLSETTTTRVTADTIETLF from the exons CTGGTCCCAAGGTGAATGAAGACCAGAAGAGGTTGACAGTCCATTATACAGCCTCGCAGCACTACCAGGAGAATGTTTTCATTGAGGGCAGCAGGCCTCAGTACTTGGAAGACCTGCACACTGAAGCTCAAGAGGGACTCAAGATACAACAGCAGGAAG AACACAAGAATGGAGGGAACTTTCCTGACAGTGAAAGCATTGCT TCCACAGACACTCTTCATCCGGAGGATATCAACTCCAAGGATGGAGATGCATCTCCAGAGTCAAGAGCCAACTCTGGGAATACTGATAGCACAGTAACCTTTGCTGCGATGACTAGACCTGCACTTACCCGCCAAG GTTCTACATTCAAGCCCCTGAATCCAATCAAAAGACAAGATAAGAGCAGGAAGAAGACCAGGAGAACCACCATCATGGGTATTCCCAACCAGGTCCAGAAAGAACTTG GCCTAAACAGAAACTCCACCTTTCAGCCGCTTGTTTCTACTGAGGTCTCTGTCAACACACAGATCAGTAACAGCCAATCATCAGGTGTCATCACCATTTCTACAGATGATGGGACTCCAGTCGCAAATAAGTTGGGAGCAAGGGTACATGTTTCAGAGCTGGAG GCATTCAGAGGTGAAGAGCTGGTGAGGAAGCATCTCCAGGACCACCAGGACTTTGGTTCCCAGCTCTTTCCCACCTCCAACCTAAGACCCAAGTCTCTTGCAGTACCTGGCATGACAACATCCACCTCTTTATCTCCTTCAATGTTTAATTTCCTCCAGGAACCCCAG ggGCCAGTGATGTCTATCTCTCCACAGGCCACTTACTTGTCTACAATCATTCCTAATGCTGTAATGCCAGCATCGATTGAATTCATTGAGATTGACCGCAGTACCAGCCGGACTCGTGGCAGCAGTGTCAACCATGGCAGCAGTGTCAACCATGGCAGCAGTGTTCGCACTGTAAGCAAAAGCAGCCTGGCATCTGGGGACTCGGCAGTCAGCCCCTTGCTATCCAGAAGATCAGATGGTGACACTTCCCAGACAAACCATTATCACAATGACTCCACACTGGCCACATCAGCTTCAGGGTCAAACTGGAGTGAGTCAAAGTCTTCTGAGACCATTATTTCAAACTCATCCCCACTGTCCTCCAAGGGTAGCACACAAAGCAGTAACTCTTCACAGAGAGTATGTCTAAATGGGCAAACCAAACAAACTGCTGGGGATCAGGACCTTGTTAGTTTCCGTAGCTCTGTTCATGCGATTAGCAGCCCTAGCGGTAAAGGTGAAAACCTTGTTACAAGACCAGCAACAGAATCTGGTGAATCGGTGGCGGTGGCTGCTGGAGAAGaagcaaagaataaaaagaaacgtAGCCTTTCAGTTATGAAGACCAAGCAACCTCCAGCACCACCACGTAGATCAAACTCTCTGCACAGTAATAAGATTAGAGGTAACTCCAGGGTGGTTATTGTGGATAACAAAAGTCTTAATGACTCTGCTTCTGGGGAGGTGACATTTACTAGAGAGAATATTGTACCAGAGGATGAGACAAAGTTGGTTTCTACAAATAGCACTAAGATACCTGAAGATGTATCAAACTTCCTTAGGTCAAGCTCTCCAGATTCTTCCACCAATCCTCTGAGTTCTGCTAAGGCATCTTCAAATGAAGATGGGCTATCTCCAGAATCTAGTTCCTCCCCACAGAAAGTTCCACCAGAGGATGGGAAATTTGAACGGACCATTTCTCCATCTAGTGGTTATTCTAGTCAGAGTGGCACGCCAACACTTTCTCCAAAAGGGATCTCCCCAACCTCCccagagaagcagaagaagaaaccaGTCAAGCCGGAAAGATCAGCGTCGCGAGCCTCATCCTCAGCAGCATCTCCTTCATCCTCAGTTACGTCTTTATCATCTGGAACATCTGAGCTTGCCAATACAGAAGTTTCTGTGTGTAGCTCAAATCAGCCTCCACAGGGATCTTCACCAACTGTTGCTACAAAAGACCTTGCACTGAAGAACAATACCTCAACTTTTAGAGAGGAAGTAAATGAGCTATTGAACATCCCACCACCTCCTAAAGTCAAAGCACcatgtcctcctcctccagagACATGGGTCCACAGCAGACGCACCTTGGAGCTCCTCTGTGGGCCTTGCCCTAATgttaaacaaaaagcagcacaagTACAGGAAAGCACAAGTAACGACACAGGAACCCAGACTGAAACTAGGAAAGAGATGCAGGTTTTGGATCAAATTCAAACAGCTACAGACAAACCTATCATAGAACTGTCCAAAACTCAAGCAAAGCCTGAGTTACTATCAACAATGCATCCTGACAGAGTTCATGTGGTGCAGGAGGGTAAGGAATATCCAGAACAAGAAACATCTTTCGTCcaggacaaaagaaaagcaagcgtAGATGTTCAGCAGCAAGAACAGAGTAGTAGCTTTGTAATGAAGGAGCCAGAGAGTCAAGGGACAACTCCAAAGAAAGATCCCCCTCCTGTCATGAAGAAACCCATGACACTACTGCACAAAGGGGAAATGGTCTTGGCGGAGAAGTCAGTGGAGAAAGAGAACAATGTAACGAGTGGCACAGCAGAGGTCACTATATCTGTGGAGAACTACATGTCTTTAGAGAAAGGTGTGACAGCTTTATTTGACGAgagcaaggctgagatggacAGAAGTGAAGTCCAGTCCATGCAAACACTTTCAATAGAGGTCCCCAGAATCAATAAGTTTTCTCCGCCACCTACCCCTCCCCCAGCATACCACCCGACACCGCCTCTATCAAGGAAAACACCTCCCTCAGCAGTATCTACACCTCCAAATGATTTACAAAGGGTACAGGAGGAGATCCACATTGTAGAGTCCTCCTGgccacctccaccacctcctttGGAAGGGGACTCTGTATTTGATGGAGTGGATGAGGTTGactttcctccacctcctcctccatccatcATAACCGACAGTGCACCAGATGTGATGGCTGGTTGCGTCACAGAGTTGGGCAACCCTAATGTGCAGACTGTACAGAGTTCAGATTTGCACCCAGTTGTTCCACAACCAGTTATAAACGACACAGAACCAGTGATTGACGTGCAGGTTCCAAAATCTATAGCTTTTGAGGAGATttcttcatctgttttagagACTGTATTGCCTCCACCAGTGGAATCGCCTCTTATACCAAGTATGAAAAGAGCAGAAAGCCCAGTACCAAACACAGCTGTAGATCCTCCCGGCAGTTTCCAGAAGCGAGGTTCTCTGCAAATTGAAGCTCCCCCTGTGTCCATCAGTACTCAGTTTTCAGCTCTGACTGTGCCTGTAGCGCCTCCTCTACCGTCAGATAATTTAACTCATGGAGTTAATTTCAGAAGACATTCCAGCCTAGCAAATCGAGATGCCAGGACCAAGGAGCTCCTCTCCCGCCACAAAAGTGTTCCCATTCCCAAAGAGGATGCTAACATACCTCTTGTCACCCCTTCCCTGCTTCAAATGGTTCGCCTGAGATCAGTCAACATGACCGAAGATCAGGTGCAAAGTCCGCCAGAGGACAAGTCCACAAATGAGGAAGCACCAGTTAAGGATAATTCCCCAGTTTCTATCCAAGGATCTCAAAACATTCCTCAAAAACCCATCCGCAAGTCTTTGTCACTGAAATCTCCCCCTCAGGCCATTAAATCATCCTCTGTGACAATGACCAGTCCTTCAATGCGCTTACAGGAAGCCATACGAATGAAAACTGCAGCAATGTCTTCAAGAGATGGTCTGCCCTCCAAACTGGGTGTGAAATCATCGACATACAGCTGCGTCAGTGACCCAGGAGCTTTGCCACGGAAATCACACGAAGGATATGACATGCACAAGTCTCCAGCTTCTACTGCTAGCTTTATCTTCTCTAggagcacaaaaaaggttgtCATAGAGACTGCCTCATCCCCTGACGCTCAGGCAAATCTAAAGCAAAGCTTGGCAGCTGAGCTCATGCAAGTGTCCGATCAATCCAAGGctgctgtgtttacatttgaTGGAGTGAAGTGTGATAAAGTTCCTCCACCTGTAGCCAAGAAGCCGACGCAAAGCAGCATCAACTCTTCACCGAGTCTTCCGAATTCTTTGTCAAAGATGGAGGTCAATGTCAAAGGGAATGGAGCAGTAGTAGGAGGAGAACATAGGAGTGGAATAAACCTGTCTGAAACAACAA CAACCAGAGTAACAGCGGACACAATTGAAACACTGTTCTGA